A window of the Butyricimonas virosa genome harbors these coding sequences:
- the pgtP gene encoding phosphoglycerate transporter protein PgtP — MWNFLKPAPHKDLLPEGKIDSTYKSLRWQVFVGIFIGYAGYYIVRKNFSMAMPFLTDPAGPYGFDKGSLSIVLSLNAVAYALSKFLMGSVSDRSNARVFLPLGLVLAALSMMFMAVPIELFGASTTSIVIMAVLNFLVGWFNGMGWPPCGRVMTHWFSVKERGTKMSIWNCAHNVGGALVGPMAVYGAMWFGSWFYGVDSSKYFIIGTYIFPAAVALFVALLAYVLIRDTPQSCGLPTIEKWRNDYPKNYSEKQEEVLTTREIFFKYVLNNKMLWFIAIANAFVYMVRYGCLDWAPTYLKEAQGYDIKEAGWAYFAYEFAAIPGTLVCGWLSDVVFKGRRAITTIIFMALVALFIFLYWQFSDNYMIVTLSLIAIGFFIYGPVMLIGVQALDLAPKNAAGTSAGLTGFFGYFFGTAILANVVMGYVAESSFGWDGTFVLLLVACALSIVFVGFTYKEEQYLVQNRK, encoded by the coding sequence ATGTGGAATTTTTTAAAACCAGCACCTCACAAGGATTTATTACCGGAAGGTAAGATCGACTCGACTTACAAGAGCCTGCGTTGGCAGGTCTTTGTCGGAATCTTCATCGGTTACGCCGGCTACTACATCGTGCGGAAGAACTTCTCGATGGCGATGCCGTTTCTAACAGACCCCGCCGGACCTTACGGGTTCGACAAGGGATCGCTGAGTATCGTGTTGTCGTTGAACGCGGTGGCCTACGCCCTGTCGAAGTTCTTGATGGGGAGCGTTTCGGATCGTAGCAACGCGCGGGTGTTCCTTCCCCTGGGGTTGGTACTGGCGGCCCTGTCCATGATGTTCATGGCCGTGCCGATCGAGCTGTTCGGGGCAAGCACGACTTCCATCGTGATCATGGCGGTGTTGAACTTCCTGGTCGGGTGGTTTAACGGGATGGGATGGCCTCCCTGCGGCCGCGTGATGACTCACTGGTTCTCCGTGAAGGAGCGCGGGACGAAAATGTCTATCTGGAATTGCGCCCATAACGTGGGTGGCGCTCTCGTGGGCCCGATGGCCGTGTACGGGGCCATGTGGTTCGGGTCGTGGTTCTACGGGGTGGACAGTTCAAAGTACTTTATCATTGGTACCTATATTTTCCCGGCGGCGGTGGCCCTGTTCGTGGCCCTGCTGGCGTACGTGTTGATTCGTGACACCCCGCAGTCCTGCGGGTTACCGACGATAGAGAAATGGCGGAACGATTACCCCAAGAATTACAGCGAGAAACAGGAAGAGGTCCTCACCACGAGAGAGATTTTCTTCAAGTACGTGCTGAATAACAAGATGTTGTGGTTTATCGCCATCGCTAACGCCTTCGTTTACATGGTCCGTTACGGTTGCCTGGACTGGGCCCCGACCTACTTGAAGGAGGCGCAAGGGTACGATATTAAAGAGGCCGGCTGGGCTTATTTCGCCTACGAGTTTGCCGCCATCCCGGGCACGCTTGTTTGCGGGTGGTTGAGTGACGTGGTGTTCAAGGGACGCCGCGCTATCACGACGATCATATTCATGGCCCTGGTGGCCTTGTTTATCTTCCTTTACTGGCAGTTCTCGGATAACTACATGATTGTCACGCTATCCTTGATCGCCATCGGTTTCTTCATCTACGGCCCGGTGATGCTTATCGGGGTGCAAGCGCTTGACCTGGCTCCCAAGAACGCGGCCGGGACGTCGGCCGGGTTGACCGGGTTCTTCGGGTACTTCTTCGGGACGGCTATCCTGGCGAACGTGGTGATGGGATACGTGGCGGAAAGTTCATTCGGGTGGGACGGGACGTTCGTGCTGTTGCTCGTCGCCTGCGCCTTGTCCATCGTTTTCGTCGGCTTTACTTACAAGGAGGAACAATACCTGGTGCAAAATAGAAAATAA